The proteins below are encoded in one region of Picrophilus oshimae DSM 9789:
- a CDS encoding gamma-glutamyltransferase family protein, with product MNYAVASSHPLSTFVGNEILKDGGNAYDAAIATSAALVVVQPHLNGLGGDFFSTIIDNDIYSINGSGNAPELATIEFFHRNGYNKIPEHGPLSSFSIPGLVSSWEILYKNATMKLEKLFSRAISFAMDGFIPSNSILKAIKNFKYGDVDFNNIYYNNGRLLVQRALGRTLKLLAEKGLESFYHGDIARAIEDDMIKKHGLIRFNDLDSYSASVVKPLEIRYRNYSVYTNPPVSQGATALYWLNRLNKYDLYSMPDDLYYSSLINEMYPSYEFRKSMIYDGSSISNDDLLNNYSYSKNKKDEKYSDTTAFSVFDGDAGISAIQSNYMGFGSGHSIHGYGINMNNRGSYFTLDKNHKNALKPGKKTFHTLMSTILNGDKLILLGSMGGDIQPQVNVQIITRIIDLNYNIQDAISYPRFAYPASIYGDADLYSEKGIVSGSKYIDGLSSTMGHAQGILIEDDVHAGFDPRGDGLLKYHL from the coding sequence ATGAATTATGCTGTTGCCTCAAGCCATCCATTAAGCACATTTGTGGGAAATGAGATATTAAAAGATGGTGGAAATGCCTACGATGCCGCAATTGCAACCAGTGCTGCACTGGTTGTTGTTCAACCCCATTTAAACGGCCTTGGCGGCGATTTTTTCTCAACGATTATTGATAATGATATTTATTCAATAAATGGAAGTGGAAATGCACCGGAACTTGCAACAATTGAATTCTTCCATAGGAACGGTTATAATAAAATACCGGAGCACGGGCCATTATCATCATTTTCAATACCAGGGCTTGTTTCTTCCTGGGAAATACTTTATAAAAATGCCACAATGAAGCTTGAAAAGCTATTTTCAAGGGCAATATCATTTGCCATGGACGGCTTTATTCCAAGTAATTCTATATTAAAAGCAATTAAAAATTTTAAGTACGGCGATGTGGATTTTAATAATATTTATTATAATAATGGAAGATTGCTCGTTCAAAGGGCCCTTGGAAGAACATTAAAACTTCTAGCAGAGAAGGGTCTTGAGTCATTTTACCATGGAGATATTGCAAGGGCAATAGAAGATGATATGATCAAAAAACACGGATTGATAAGATTTAATGACCTTGATTCATACAGTGCAAGCGTTGTAAAACCATTGGAAATAAGATACAGAAATTACAGTGTTTACACAAATCCCCCTGTAAGCCAGGGTGCAACAGCGCTTTACTGGTTAAACAGGCTTAATAAATATGATTTATACTCCATGCCGGATGACCTTTACTATTCATCACTGATAAATGAGATGTACCCATCATATGAATTTAGAAAAAGTATGATTTATGACGGATCATCAATATCAAATGATGACCTTTTAAATAATTACAGTTATTCAAAAAATAAAAAGGATGAGAAATATTCAGATACAACAGCATTTTCAGTCTTTGATGGCGACGCAGGTATAAGTGCAATCCAGAGCAACTACATGGGCTTTGGATCCGGGCATAGCATACATGGCTATGGAATAAACATGAACAATCGTGGTTCCTATTTTACACTGGATAAAAACCATAAAAATGCACTGAAACCTGGTAAAAAGACGTTTCATACACTCATGAGCACAATTTTAAATGGAGATAAATTAATACTCCTTGGAAGTATGGGTGGCGATATACAGCCACAGGTAAACGTTCAGATAATAACAAGGATCATTGACTTAAATTATAATATCCAGGATGCAATTTCATATCCAAGATTTGCATACCCGGCATCGATATACGGTGATGCTGACCTTTACTCTGAGAAAGGTATAGTATCGGGAAGTAAATACATAGATGGATTGAGCAGCACGATGGGGCATGCCCAGGGAATTCTCATTGAAGATGATGTGCATGCCGGTTTTGATCCAAGGGGTGATGGGCTTTTAAAATATCATCTATGA
- a CDS encoding thiolase domain-containing protein has product MRDVYIVSAGLTKFVKADQNNDYREKVREAFEYAKNDVKIKNDDIDGSVCAYFSDHVQGQLLAGVLVNDYIGLAPKPSKRIEGGGATGGLAVQAGYEEIASGNMDVCAVYGFENLSRLTTWKGNEVIALASDINFDFPLGGFYTAYYALMATRHMYEFGTTVEQMAMVSVKNHGNAIYNKFAQSPMKLTVDDVRKSPMVSTPLTRLDICNMSDGAACLILASKDKAYSITDKPVKIEAIGSASDTLRLADRPFGEVPLLPNENKDDYKNLRYPGVHSFRAGRLAAIQAYKRANIKDPLNDIDFAEVYDSYTSAEIQAYEDLGFCKYGEGGKFIESGRPMIDGDLPVNASGGLLASGHAIGATGIMQAVYAFWQIQGRIERHLGSNRLQVKNANRGVVHSHAGTGAYETVTILKGD; this is encoded by the coding sequence ATGAGGGATGTTTACATAGTTTCCGCAGGATTGACAAAGTTTGTTAAGGCAGATCAGAACAACGACTACCGTGAGAAGGTAAGGGAGGCATTTGAGTATGCAAAAAACGATGTTAAAATAAAAAATGACGATATCGACGGCTCTGTCTGTGCATACTTTTCAGATCATGTTCAGGGACAGCTGCTTGCCGGTGTTCTTGTAAATGACTACATAGGCCTTGCACCAAAACCATCCAAGAGGATAGAGGGAGGCGGTGCAACCGGCGGGCTTGCCGTTCAGGCAGGTTATGAGGAAATAGCCTCGGGAAACATGGATGTCTGTGCCGTCTATGGCTTTGAAAACCTTTCAAGATTAACAACGTGGAAGGGAAACGAGGTTATAGCCCTGGCCAGTGATATAAACTTTGATTTTCCACTTGGAGGATTTTACACAGCATACTATGCATTGATGGCGACAAGACACATGTATGAATTTGGAACAACCGTTGAACAGATGGCCATGGTATCGGTAAAAAACCATGGAAACGCAATTTACAATAAATTTGCACAGAGCCCAATGAAGTTAACTGTAGATGATGTAAGGAAATCCCCAATGGTGTCAACGCCATTAACAAGACTTGATATATGTAATATGTCCGATGGGGCGGCGTGTTTAATACTTGCAAGTAAGGATAAGGCATATTCAATTACAGATAAACCTGTTAAAATAGAGGCAATAGGCTCTGCAAGCGACACATTAAGGCTTGCTGACAGGCCATTTGGTGAGGTCCCGCTGCTGCCAAATGAGAATAAAGATGATTATAAGAATCTAAGGTATCCAGGGGTGCATTCATTCAGGGCCGGCAGGCTTGCAGCAATACAGGCATATAAAAGGGCAAATATAAAGGACCCTTTAAATGATATAGACTTTGCAGAGGTTTATGATTCTTACACTTCTGCAGAGATACAGGCATACGAGGATCTAGGGTTCTGCAAGTACGGCGAGGGTGGCAAATTCATAGAGTCTGGAAGGCCAATGATTGATGGTGATCTTCCTGTAAATGCCTCGGGTGGTTTGCTCGCATCCGGGCATGCCATAGGTGCAACAGGCATAATGCAGGCTGTGTATGCATTCTGGCAGATACAGGGGAGAATAGAGAGACACCTTGGAAGCAACAGACTTCAGGTTAAAAATGCAAACCGCGGTGTTGTGCACAGCCATGCCGGAACTGGAGCATATGAAACTGTAACAATATTAAAGGGTGATTAA
- a CDS encoding acyl-CoA dehydrogenase family protein, which yields MDLDFIRENVKEFSEKEIMPLSKKIDEDDYFPVDLFKKLGRQGYLGVTIPEEYNGTNLGYMAQAIIEEEISYCSGSIGLSYGAHSNLCLDNLFRNGSNYIRENYVTKLASGDMIGSLGMTEPSAGTDALSMKTRADEMDGKYRINGSKTFITNAPFADVFLTYARTGDDISAFLILASDAGFSRGKSFKKLGMRGSPTGEIYFNDIIIGSDRIIGGINHGKNVMFSGLNMERAILAFNSIGISRRAFDLAMEYSMEREQFGKPIHEFELIQEKLAYMYTKLETSRLFAYHALENVQKDRMNSLDAAASILYASETSEYIAREALQIFGGYGYIKDFEIERLMRDSILLSIGAGTNEIRKKLIAEALVRRYKK from the coding sequence ATGGATCTGGATTTTATAAGAGAGAATGTAAAAGAGTTCTCTGAAAAGGAGATAATGCCACTGTCAAAAAAAATAGACGAGGATGATTATTTTCCGGTTGATTTATTCAAAAAGCTTGGAAGGCAGGGCTATCTGGGCGTAACAATACCGGAGGAGTATAATGGAACAAACCTTGGCTACATGGCACAGGCCATTATTGAGGAGGAGATAAGTTATTGTTCTGGATCGATCGGCCTTTCATATGGCGCGCACAGCAACCTTTGCCTTGATAACCTTTTCAGGAACGGTTCAAATTACATAAGGGAAAATTATGTAACTAAGCTTGCATCCGGCGATATGATCGGCTCACTTGGCATGACTGAACCATCGGCAGGAACAGATGCACTTTCAATGAAGACAAGGGCTGATGAAATGGATGGAAAATATAGGATAAATGGATCAAAGACTTTTATAACAAATGCGCCATTTGCGGATGTATTTTTAACCTATGCAAGAACCGGTGATGATATATCCGCATTTTTGATACTTGCAAGCGATGCCGGTTTCTCCAGGGGAAAATCCTTTAAGAAGCTTGGCATGCGTGGCTCTCCTACAGGTGAGATATATTTTAACGATATTATAATTGGCAGTGATAGAATCATAGGAGGCATAAATCATGGAAAAAACGTCATGTTCAGCGGTTTAAACATGGAGAGGGCCATCCTTGCATTCAATTCTATAGGTATATCAAGAAGGGCATTTGATCTTGCAATGGAATATTCCATGGAGAGGGAACAATTTGGTAAGCCGATACATGAATTTGAATTAATACAGGAAAAGCTTGCATACATGTATACAAAGCTTGAAACAAGCAGGCTCTTTGCATACCATGCACTGGAAAATGTTCAGAAGGACAGGATGAATTCACTGGATGCTGCAGCATCGATATTATACGCATCTGAGACCTCAGAGTACATAGCAAGGGAGGCCCTTCAGATCTTTGGTGGTTACGGATACATAAAGGACTTTGAGATAGAACGTTTAATGCGAGATTCGATACTATTAAGCATAGGTGCCGGAACAAATGAGATAAGAAAAAAGCTCATAGCCGAGGCCCTTGTGAGGAGGTATAAAAAATGA
- a CDS encoding Zn-ribbon domain-containing OB-fold protein, producing MTDVYKIDPLIIKESFNMDYYHSYAQDSKFFQELGHARLLGSRCRSCGYKYATPRRYCMFCGSETEWIELPHEGKIHSWTRCYFSSESFLEEVPYNLILVEFENIDSLFMSRLLNADEKTIKIGMPVIAKFKKFQDFKITDVYFVPK from the coding sequence ATGACCGATGTATATAAAATCGATCCATTAATAATAAAGGAAAGCTTTAACATGGATTATTACCATAGCTATGCCCAGGATTCAAAGTTTTTCCAGGAGCTTGGGCATGCAAGATTGCTTGGATCAAGATGCAGATCCTGCGGCTATAAATATGCAACTCCAAGAAGGTACTGTATGTTCTGTGGATCAGAAACGGAATGGATAGAGCTGCCACATGAGGGGAAAATACACAGCTGGACACGCTGCTATTTCAGCTCGGAATCGTTCCTTGAGGAGGTTCCTTACAATTTAATACTTGTTGAATTCGAAAACATAGATTCACTGTTCATGTCAAGGCTTTTAAATGCCGATGAGAAAACAATAAAAATAGGAATGCCTGTTATAGCAAAATTCAAAAAATTCCAGGATTTCAAGATAACAGATGTATATTTTGTACCAAAATAA
- the tes gene encoding tetraether lipid synthase Tes yields the protein MVMTEERKYPDYPNVRIASDFEISKNAPFKTLDEVLSSMGHLINEDMLVLRVTESLCPLCVDEEKFDQMRIPAIVYEKGGEVELIKECPEHGVTVEKYWEDYDMYQEAKKYQDKEGTKILNPNVAVFAEKIICPTHCGLCVKHKSHTGLGNIVVTNRCDLSCWYCFFYAKENEPIYEPSLDQIRMMLRRMRNEKPVGANAVQITGGEPTMRDDILEVIKIAREEGYDHVQLNTNSIREAYDPDFVRKVREAGSNVIYTSFDGPTPRSNPKNFWEIPAALENYRKAPLGVVLVPTVIGGINDMYLGDMIKFALSNIDVVRGVNFQPVSLVGRMSDRARARQRITIPGAIKKIEQQLDGQIGREDFFTVPATTEVSNFVEALKGHPTYKLSIHFACGMGTYVFYDEGKITPVTRFVDVKGMFEYLSELGDEIKYAKWKTAKKAESITKLLFKLKKFVDYDKAPKDFRLKDMVYNAFTEGDYHGLKAFHYKSLFIGFMHFQDPYTYDVDRVERCDIHYAMPDGRVVPFCAFNVIPELYRDSTQRKYSIPAKLYEEKTGVNLKRDKYFRHYTVEEKKEIIRFYEKSIGRNLTKEEIGLDLEKDQIPVISSVNPGQ from the coding sequence ATGGTAATGACAGAAGAGAGAAAGTATCCTGATTATCCAAATGTCAGGATAGCGAGTGACTTTGAGATCAGTAAGAATGCACCTTTTAAAACACTGGATGAGGTCCTATCATCGATGGGGCACCTAATAAATGAGGACATGCTTGTTTTAAGAGTAACTGAAAGTCTCTGCCCGCTCTGCGTCGATGAGGAGAAATTTGATCAGATGAGGATACCTGCCATCGTCTACGAGAAGGGCGGCGAGGTTGAGCTAATTAAGGAATGCCCTGAGCACGGTGTTACAGTTGAAAAGTACTGGGAAGACTATGATATGTACCAGGAGGCAAAGAAGTATCAGGACAAAGAAGGTACAAAGATATTAAATCCAAACGTTGCAGTCTTTGCAGAGAAGATCATATGCCCAACGCACTGCGGTCTCTGCGTTAAGCATAAGTCACACACAGGTCTTGGAAACATCGTTGTAACAAACCGCTGCGATTTATCATGCTGGTACTGCTTCTTCTATGCAAAGGAGAATGAGCCAATATATGAACCCTCACTGGATCAGATAAGAATGATGCTCAGGAGAATGAGAAACGAAAAGCCTGTTGGCGCAAATGCAGTGCAGATAACTGGCGGAGAGCCAACCATGAGGGACGATATCCTTGAGGTCATAAAGATTGCAAGGGAGGAGGGCTACGATCATGTTCAGTTAAACACAAACAGTATAAGAGAGGCATACGACCCGGACTTCGTCAGAAAGGTAAGGGAGGCCGGATCAAACGTAATATACACAAGCTTCGATGGACCAACACCAAGGTCAAATCCAAAGAACTTCTGGGAGATACCTGCCGCACTTGAGAACTACAGAAAGGCACCTCTTGGAGTTGTTCTTGTGCCAACAGTAATAGGCGGAATAAATGATATGTACCTTGGTGACATGATAAAATTCGCACTTTCAAACATAGATGTTGTGAGGGGCGTCAACTTCCAGCCTGTGAGTCTGGTTGGCAGGATGTCGGACCGCGCCAGGGCCAGGCAGAGGATAACAATACCGGGCGCAATAAAGAAGATAGAGCAGCAGCTCGATGGCCAGATAGGCAGGGAGGACTTCTTCACGGTTCCGGCAACAACAGAGGTATCAAACTTCGTTGAGGCCCTGAAGGGACATCCAACATACAAGCTCTCAATACACTTTGCCTGCGGTATGGGAACATACGTCTTCTATGATGAGGGCAAGATAACACCTGTAACAAGGTTTGTCGATGTAAAAGGCATGTTTGAATACCTGTCAGAGCTTGGTGATGAGATAAAGTACGCAAAGTGGAAGACCGCAAAGAAGGCAGAGTCAATCACAAAGTTACTATTTAAATTAAAGAAGTTCGTTGACTATGACAAGGCGCCAAAGGACTTCAGATTAAAGGACATGGTTTACAATGCATTCACAGAGGGAGATTATCATGGTTTAAAGGCATTCCATTACAAATCATTGTTCATAGGATTCATGCACTTCCAGGACCCGTACACATACGATGTTGACCGTGTTGAGAGATGCGATATACACTATGCAATGCCAGACGGCAGGGTTGTTCCATTCTGCGCATTCAATGTCATACCTGAGTTATACAGGGATTCAACACAGAGAAAATATTCGATACCTGCAAAGCTTTACGAGGAGAAGACCGGTGTCAATTTAAAGAGGGACAAGTACTTCAGGCACTACACTGTTGAGGAGAAGAAGGAGATCATAAGATTCTACGAGAAGAGCATAGGCAGGAACTTAACAAAGGAAGAGATCGGCTTGGATCTTGAGAAAGACCAGATACCTGTGATATCATCTGTTAATCCAGGTCAATAA